GGCAAGCTCACGGGCCGCTTTGCCGATCAATTTAACGCGCTTGTGTTTACCTTTGATGGTATGAACACTTTGAAGTGTCTCCATGGTGATCTCCTCGAGCTCCGCGATCGCGGGAACGCGCTCGACATTGATCACGTACGGCTTTTCCACGCGGGAGCGGAAACCGATCTTCGGAAGGCGGCGCTGAATCGGCTGCTGCCCGCCCTCGAAGCCGCGTTTGCGCTTGTAGCCGGTTCGAGACTTCTGGCCCTTGTTGCCGCGTGTGGCGGTCTTTCCCATGCCGCTGCCCTGGCCGCGGCCCACACGTTTTCTGTTTTTCGTGCTTCCCTGAGCATTTGTTAAGTTGTGCAGTGACATCGCTTATCCTTTGATTCGGCTTAGCGCTTCAACAGTGGCACGAACGAGGTTGTTCGGATTGTTGGAGCCCAGTGATTTGGTCAGGATATCCTTGATACCGGCGAGCTCGATGACGGGACGTGCCGCGCCACCGGCGATGACTCCCGTACCTTCGGAGGCCGGCTTGAGCAGAATTTTGCTCGAATTGTATTTGTGCTCGATATCGTGCGCGATGGTCGAACCTTTGATATTGACCTTGACCAGGTTTTTGAACGCTTCGTCGATTCCCTTGCGGATCGCGTCCGGCACCTCTTTGGCTTTGCCCATGCCGTATCCGACCGTCCCGTTGCGGTCGCCCACAACGACAAGCGCCGTGAATCGGAAACGCCGGCCGCCCTTGACGACTTTCGTGACACGGCCGATGTTTACGATGACTTCTTCGAAATCTTCTCTGTTAATATTTTCCATCATTCTACCCTTACACCTGTATTCCGTTTTCACGCAAAGCGTCGGCGAACGCCGCGACCACACCGTGATAGATGTAACCGTTACGATCGAATACCGCCTTGTCGAGACCCTTTTCCTTCATCGCATTCGCAAGCGCTTCCGCCACTTTGACAGCCGCCTCTTTGTTCGCTTTCAATCCCATGACACGTCCGTCGGCCGCGGCGAGTGTGGCACCGGCCACATCGTCGATCGCCTGGGCGTAGAGATGCTTGTTCGAGCGGAAAATGGTAACACGCGGCTTTTCGGCCGTGCCGAAAATCTTGCCGCGTACACGGGCTTTGCGTTTTGCACGCTGTGAATTCTTTTTCAAAAGGAGTGTTCTATTCATTTTTTCAACCCTTACTTACCTGTTTTACCGGCTTTGCGGAGAATCACTTCGTCCACATATTTGACACCCTTGCCCTTGTAGGGCTCCGGCGGACGGAATGCACGGATTTCCGCGGCGACCTGTCCGACCTTCTGCTTGTCCTGGCCCTTGACGGAGATGACGTTTTTCTCGACCGCGATCTGAATCCCTTCGGGAATTTCGTAGTTGACGGGATGGGAGAATCCGAGCTGAAGCTCCAGCGTTTTGCCCTTGACGGCCGCACGGTAGCCGACCCCGTTGATCTCGAGTTTCTTCTCGAAGCCCTGTGCCAAACCGGTGATCATGTTCTGCGTCAAGGCGCGGTAGGTTCCCCAGAACGCGCTGCTGGCTTTGTCATCGCCTTTTCGGTGGAAGATGACCTGCTTGTCGGTCACCTCCACGTCGACACGGCCATGCGTATCGAGACGCTTGACATCTTTTCCTTTGGAAACGACAACTTCTGTACCCTCGACCTTGACTTCGATGCCGGCCGGGATATCAATCGGTTTCTTTCCTATACGTGACATATTCTAATTCCTTACCAGATACTGCAAAGCACTTCGCCGCCGATGCCGCGCTTGTACGCTTCATCGTTGGCAAGAACGCCCTGGGATGTGCTGACGACGATGGTGCCGTAGCCGTTTTTGAATCGCTTGATATCCTCCTTGCCCTTGTAGACGCGTCGTCCGGGCTTGGAGATACGCTTGATCTCGTTGATGACCGTGTGGCCGTTGTCGTCATATTTCAGTACGACGTTGATGCTTTTCTTGCCGTCGTTTTCGACCACTTTGTAGCTCTCGATGTAACCTTTCTCCTGAAAGATTTTCATGATCGCTTCGATCATTTTGCTGTACAGCAACGTGGTCACTTCCAAACGTCGCATTGATGCGTTTCTGATTCGTGTCAAAGAATCTGCAATCAGATCGTTCACCATGCTATCTCCTTACCAGCTTGCTTTTTTGACGCCAGGAAGCAGACCTTCGCTAGCCATTTTGCGCAGACAGATTCGGCAGATGCCGAAATCTCTGTACACAGAGTGCGGACGGCCGCAGATGCTGCAGCGCGTATAGGCACGAACTTTGAACTTGGGTTTTCGCTGTTGCTTCGCAATCATCGATTTTTTAGCCATTTTGTCGTCCTTTAGCAAAAGGCAGTCCCAGCTTCTGAAGAAGCGCGAATGCCGCTTTGTCGTTGTCGGTGGTCGTGACGATCGTGATATTCATGCCGTGCGTCTTGATGATGTTGTCATACTCGACTTCCGGGAAGATCAGCTGCTCGTCCAGACCGAAGTTGTAGTTGCCGTGTCCGTCGAATCCGTTGCGCGAAAGGCCGCGGAAGTCTTTCACGCGCGGAAGCGCGATACTGATCAGTTTGTCGAGGAAGTTGTACATCATATTGCCGCGGAGCGTCACCTTGACGCCGACGGGCATCCCCTCGCGCACCTTGAAGCCCGCGACCGATTTGCGTGCCGGAACGATGACCGCTCTTTGACCCGCGATCAGGCTGATCGTGTCGGCGATGTTCTGGATCACTTTCATGTCCTTCGCATCGTTGCCGCATCCGACGCTGATGACGATCTTCTCGAGCGCCGGGATCGTCATCGGGTTTTCGAGCCCGAGCTCCTCTTTGAGGACCGGCTTTATTTCGTTAAATTTCTCTTTGAGTCTCAACATCTTAGGCACCTTCTACTTTGCGTACGTTGGAGATGTGGATCGGCATCTCTTTGTTGACGAAACCGCCTTCGGGATTCTGCTCGGTCGGCTTGACAGCCTTTTTGACCACTTTGCATCCCGCGACGATCACGGCATCTTTGGCGGGAAGCACCTGAAGCACTTCCGCTTTCTTGCCTTTGTCATCTCCGGCGATAATTTCGACCGTATCGCCCTTTTTGATCTTGAATTTCTTAGCCATTACAGAACCTCCGGTGCAAGCGATACGATTTTCATGAAGTTCGCGTAGCGCACTTCACGGCTCACGGGTCCGAAAATACGCGTTCCGATCGGCTCCTTCTTCGCATCGAGGATAACCGCCGCGTTGTCGTCGAAACGGATAAGAGAACCGTTTTCGCGCTGGATCTCTTTTTTCGTGCGGACGACGACCGCTTTGACGACCTGTCCCTTCTTCACTTTGCCGTTGGGCAGCGCTTTCTTGACGGATGCCACGATGATGTCGCCGACGCTGGCGTACCGGCGCTTGCTGCCGCCCAGGACCTTGATACACATGATCTCTTTCGCGCCGCTGTTGTCCGCGACGTTCAGTCTTGTGAAACTTTGAATCATGATCCGACTCCTCTACTCACGATCTCTTTGAGACGGAACGACTTGGTTTTGGAGATCGGTCGGCATTCGATGGCCGTCACCACATCGCCAACGTTGGTCGTGTTGTTCTCGTCGTGAATCAGATATTTCTTGAATCGTTTGACAGTTTTGTGATAGCGCGGGTGCATGATGCGACGCTCGACCAGAATGGTCGCCGTCTTGTCGCCCGCTTTCTTGACAACTGTTCCTTGAATAATACGTTTATGAGACGCCATAATCTAAATCCTTATGCATTCTTCTGCGCGCTGATGGCAGTCTTGATGCGTGCGATATCCTTGCGGCACGCACGAATCTCGTTCGGGTTTGTCAGCTGCATCGTCTTGAGCTTGAGTTTGAGCTCAAACAGCTCCATCTTCTTCTCTTTCAACATCTTTTCGAGCTCTTCGCGGCTCTTTTCGCTGATTTCAGTATATTTCATTGCTAGCCTCTTGCGTGACGATTTTTGTTTTGAAAGGAAGTTTGTGCATCGCAAGCGTCAGCGCTTCGCGCGCCAGCTTCTCTTCGACACCCGCCATTTCGTAAATGATGCGGCCGGGCTTGATGTTCATGACCCATTTGTCCACCGCACCTTTACCTTTACCCATCCGTGTTTCGAGAGGCTTGGCAGTGATCGGCTTGTCCGGGAAGACACGGATCCAGACTTTGCCGCTACGCTTGACGTGACGTGTCATCGCGACACGCGCCGCTTCGATCTGGCGGCTGTCGATACGTCCGGCTTCGGTCGCTTTGATTCCGATGCTGCCGAATGCCAGCTGGTTGCCGCGATACGCTTTGCCGCGGTTTCGGCCTTTCTGCTGTTTTCGATATTTTGTTCGTTTAGGCATCAACATGATTAACTCCTCCCACGTCTCGGTGCTCGGCGACCGCGTTTCTCTTCAACAGGCTCGGGCTGGATTCCTTTTTGCAGAACCTCGCCTTTGAAAATCCATACTTTGACACCGATGATTCCGTAAGTTGTATAGGCCTGCGCGAAACCGTAGTCGATCTTCGCCCGCAGCGTATGCAGCGGCACGCGGCCTTCGAGATACCATTCGGTACGCGCCATTTCGGCACCGCCGAGGCGTCCGGCGACCTGGACCTTGATCCCCTTCGCGCCCGCTTTCTGGGCGGCCTGGATCACCTTCTTCATCGCGCGTCTAAAGGCGACGCGGCGCTCAAGCTGTGTCGCGATGTTCTCCGCCGCCAGCTGGGCGCTCGCCTGGGGACGCTTCTCTTCGCGGATGTTCAGTGCCACCGGCTTGCCCACCATGTTCTGCAGACGCGTTTTCAGTTTCTCGATGTCGGCGCCTTTTTTGCCGATGATGATGCCGGGGCGCGCCGCGACGATCGTCACGCGAAGGCGTTTGGCGGTCCGCTCGATGATAATGTCCGCGATACCCGCATAGTAGAGCTCCTTTTTCAGGAATCGGCGGATTTTCTCGTCCTCCGCGACGAAAGCGGGGACGCGCTGCCAGTTCGGATACCAGCGGGACGACCAGTTACGGTTGATACCAAGGCGCAAACCAATCGGATTGACTTTCTGACCCATTACTTATCCTTCGCTTCTGTGACTTCGACGATCACGTGAGATGTTGGTTTCATGATGCGTGATGCACGGCCGCGTGCACGGGGCTTCCAGCGCTTGAGAACCGGACCCTTGTCGATACGGCAGGAAGAGATGACAACCTCTTCGGGTTCGTACCCGCCGTTGGCGACTGCCGACGCGATCACCTTGGAGATGACTTTCGCCGCCTTGTTGGGCATGAACTCCAGGCTGGCCAGCGCCAGCTCGGCGTTCATCCCCTGTACTTCGCGGGCGATCAGCCGTGCTTTCGTTGGGCTGAGGCGAATGAATTTCAGTGTTGCTCTACTCATGCTCACCCCTTACTTCCCGATCTTTTTCTGTACCGAGCCCTTGTGGCCGCGGAACGTGCGTGTCGGAGCAAACTCGCCGAGTTTGTAGCCGACGTGGTTCTCTGTAATGTATACAGGAACGAACTGGCGTCCGTTGTGGACGTTGATGGTCAAACCGATCATCTCCGGGAAGATGGTGCTTCGGCGTGACCAGGTCTTAATCGGTTTCGTATCACCGGTCTCTTTCGCTTTGAGCACTTTTTTCATCAGATGCTCGTCGATAAAAGGACCTTTTTTAATCGATCTTGCCATGTCTACCTATCCTCTTATTTTTTCTTGCGTCGTGAAATGATCAGTTTATCGCTGGCTTTCTTACGACGGGTTTTGAAACCTTTGGTCGGCATACCCCAGGGCGTCACCGGATGGCGTCCCGCATTGGTCTTGCCTTCACCACCACCGTGCGGGTGATCGACCGGGTTCATCGCGCTACCGCGTGTCTGCGGACGGATACCCAGATGTCGGCTGCGACCCGCTTTGCCGATAACGATGTTGCTGAACTCCTCGTTTCCGACGGTACCGACTGTGGCCATGCACTCGCCGAGAATCTTGCGCATCTCGGAGCTAGGCATGCGGAGAATGACATATTTGTCTTCGCGTCCCATGATCTGGGCGTATCCGCCGGCGCTTCGCACAAGCTGTCCGCCCTTGCCCGGCTTCATCTCGATGTTGTGCACGAGCGTACCGACCGGAATGTTTTTGAGCTTCATCGCGTTGCCCGGCTTGATGTCCAGCCCGCCTTCTGCCGCCTGGATCTTGTCGCCCACTTTCAGACCGCTGGGCTGAAGGATGTAGCGCTTCTCGCCGTCTGCGTAGTTGATCAGGCAGATGCGGCAGTTTCGGTACGGATCGTATTCGATCGTCGCCACAGTCCCTTCGATGCCGAACTTGTTGCGCTTGAAGTCGATGATACGGTAGAGTTTCTTCGCGCCCGCCTCTTTGTGGCGTGACGTGATGCGGCCGCGGTTGTTGCGTCCCGCTTTGGCGGGAAGCTTCTTCAGCAGTTTGCGGACCGTCGGTTTGCTTGTGATGTCGCTGCTGTCGACGACGCTCATGTAGCGTCGGCTCGGTGTATACGGTTTGTATGTTTTGATTGCCATTGCCTATCCCTTACGCACTCAAGCTCTCGATGTTCGCGCCTTCCGGCAGCTTCACATAGAACTTTTTGAAATCCGGACGTTTCCCCTCTTTGCCGCGGAAACGCTTCACTTTGCCGCTCTGGCGAAGCGAATTGACCTTCAGCGGGTTGACGCCGAAATACTCTTTGAAGATCGCTTTGAGCTGATTCTTCGTCACTTTCGGAGAGGTCTGTACCACGATGACACCCTCTTCCTGAAGGCCCAGTGTCTTTTCAGTATAAAGTATCGATTTGATATCTGTAATATCCGCCATCTCAGCCCTCTTTCGTCAGATTTTCCCAAACCGCTCTCTCGATGACAACCGCGCGATACGCCGCTGCAAGATAGCCGTTGAGTTCATTCTCTTCGATCAAATAACAGTTCGGAAGATTTCTAAATGCCAGGTAGGTTTTGTCATCGATCAGAGACTTGACCCACAGAGCATCACGCTCGCCCAGTTTGTTCATCATCGCCGACGCGTCTTTCGTCTTGCCGCTGGCCACTTCGATGGTGTCGACGATATAGAGTTTGCCGTTGGCCGCTTTTTCGGCCAGAGCGTGCATCAGTGCCAGGCGCTTCTGCTTCTTGTTGACTTTCTGGTCGTAATTGCGGTTCGCTTTCGGTCCGAACGCGACGCCGCCGCCCACGAAGAGCGGAGAGCGGATGGAGCCGGCGCGGGCGCCACCGCGGCCTTTCTGGCTCCAGGGTTTCTTGCCGCCGCCGCTGACAGCCGAACGGTTTTTGCTGTGTGCGGTATTGGCGCGAAGTGCCGCCTGATACGACTTGACATATAAATATAGGTTGTGCGGACTCGCTTCGAGGAAGTTCGCGGGAACTTCCGCTTCGCCCGCTTTTTCCAGGTTTTCGTTCAAAACTACTGCTGTACTCATTTGGTAATCCTTACTCGACCCATACCGCCGTTCGGTCCCGGTACCGCACCCTTGACGACAAGGATCCTGTTTTCCGGATCGAACGATACGATCTCGTTTTTGACTGTCACTTTCGCGTTGCCGTACTGACCCGGCATCTTCTGTCCCGGCTGGACACGTCCGGGCCATTCGCAGTTACCGATGGAACCCGGTGCTCTGTGGAAACGGGAACCGTGGCTTCGGGGACCGCCCGCGAAGTTCCATCGCTTCATGACGCCCGAAAAGCCGCGACCTTTGCTGGTGAACGTGACTTTGACCTTCTTCGCTTCGGCAAGCGGCGTCAAGTCGATATCACCCGCTTCGGTATTGGCGACTTTCAGTGTCGCGAAACGGTTGTACTCGGGGCTCAGCCCGTACTTCTTCTGCTGACCTTCGATCGCCTTGTTGCGTTTCTTGCCGCTGGCATACGCAACGATAGCACGACCGTCTTCGGTGATTTCGCATACTTTGATATCCTGCACTTTCAAAAGCGTGACAGGGATACTCGGTACATTGATTGTCCGGCTCATGCCGATTTTTTCTACGATGAATTCCATCCGTTACCCCTTGTTACCCATAGATCGTACTTCGACGTCTACCTCAGGTGCCAGATCCAGCTTCATCAGCGAATCGACGGTATCGGGCGTCGCAGAGACGATGTCGATCATGCGTGCGTGAATTCTGATTTCGAATTGTTCGCGTGAATCTTTGTTGATATGAGGCGATCTGAGCACTGTATAGCGTCGGATCTTTGTAGGCATAGGAATTGGGCCGCGTATTTCCGCTCCCGTTCGCTTGACTGCTTCCACGATTGCAGCAACTGACCGATCAAGCACACGGTGATCGTACGCTTTAAGCTTAAGTCGAATTTTTTCCATAGGTTTTCCCTTAAAAGAACTTGTTGGTATGCGACCAACGCTTTTTGGAGCCAAGATTATACTCAAAACTTTTTGCAAAATCAACGCATTACAGGTATTTTCTCGTTTTTTGCCTCCATTTTGTTTCCTTTCAGAAAGGAAAACTATTGAAGATTGGGCCATTTCAGACTCCCGGCGGCCAAAAACTGTTTTGGCTCTGAAATTTTTCTTGATACAATTACGAACAGCGATACAGCAAGAAGGTTTTTCATGGACGCAAACAGCACCGCATCGACCCTCACCGGCAAACTGCCCGATCTGCCCTATCTGCATATGGGCTCCGGCTTCATGATCGGGCTGGCTGTCGGCTATTTCCTGAAGAAGAGTTTCAAACTGCTTCTGCTGCTGCTGGGCATCGCCCTGGTTCTGATGTTCGTACTCGAGCACTACGGCATCGTCGCCATCAACGAAACGGGCCTGGAGCATACCGTTTCGGCCGGAACGAGCGCGTTCAGAGAGTTCGGCACGTTTCTCAAAGAGCGTCTCGACGAGTTCGGATTCGCCGGAAGCGCTTCGGCGATCGGCGGCTTCGCGGTGGGCCTGAAGATCGGCTGATTCCGGCCGCTTCGCTCAATGCAGCAGCTCGAAGCGTTCTACGAATCGACCCCGAAAGCGGTCGGGTTCATCGAACGAAAAATCACGATCCCCTCCCATACGCTCAATCTCTACGGGCCGCCCCGCTCCGGAAAGAGCTGGGCCGTTTTGGACTATCTCGCGACGATTCCCAAACGAAAACAGATCTACATCGACCTGGCCGATCTGCGGGTGGAGAAAAGCTCTCTGGCCAAAGAGGTCCAGGGGTTCATCGACATGCACGGCATCGAAACCGTTGTCATCGACCACTACGACGGCTCCTTTCCGATGCCCAGGAGCCGCCAGACGATCCTGGTGACCCAGGCCCCCTATACCGAAAACCCCATGATGCCGCTTCTGGAGCTTCCTCCTCTCGATTTCGAGGAGTACCTCGCTTTCGAAAAGCGCCCCACCCATCCGGAGCACTCCTTCTCCCTCTATCTTCGCACCGGCTCCCTCCCGGCCATGGCCGCCGTGCACGAATCGATCCTGACACTCCGGCTCCACGACCATATCCGTGCGATTTTCCCCACCGACGGCGAACGGACCCTCTTCCGCTACGCGTCACGCTTTCTCGGCAAACCCGTCACCCCCAACCAGCTCTACACGGCGATGAAAAGGGAGCACAGGGTCTCGAAAGA
This genomic interval from Hydrogenimonas urashimensis contains the following:
- the rplN gene encoding 50S ribosomal protein L14 codes for the protein MIQSFTRLNVADNSGAKEIMCIKVLGGSKRRYASVGDIIVASVKKALPNGKVKKGQVVKAVVVRTKKEIQRENGSLIRFDDNAAVILDAKKEPIGTRIFGPVSREVRYANFMKIVSLAPEVL
- the rpsH gene encoding 30S ribosomal protein S8; the protein is MVNDLIADSLTRIRNASMRRLEVTTLLYSKMIEAIMKIFQEKGYIESYKVVENDGKKSINVVLKYDDNGHTVINEIKRISKPGRRVYKGKEDIKRFKNGYGTIVVSTSQGVLANDEAYKRGIGGEVLCSIW
- the rplV gene encoding 50S ribosomal protein L22, which codes for MSRATLKFIRLSPTKARLIAREVQGMNAELALASLEFMPNKAAKVISKVIASAVANGGYEPEEVVISSCRIDKGPVLKRWKPRARGRASRIMKPTSHVIVEVTEAKDK
- the rplB gene encoding 50S ribosomal protein L2, giving the protein MAIKTYKPYTPSRRYMSVVDSSDITSKPTVRKLLKKLPAKAGRNNRGRITSRHKEAGAKKLYRIIDFKRNKFGIEGTVATIEYDPYRNCRICLINYADGEKRYILQPSGLKVGDKIQAAEGGLDIKPGNAMKLKNIPVGTLVHNIEMKPGKGGQLVRSAGGYAQIMGREDKYVILRMPSSEMRKILGECMATVGTVGNEEFSNIVIGKAGRSRHLGIRPQTRGSAMNPVDHPHGGGEGKTNAGRHPVTPWGMPTKGFKTRRKKASDKLIISRRKKK
- the rpsJ gene encoding 30S ribosomal protein S10, which gives rise to MEKIRLKLKAYDHRVLDRSVAAIVEAVKRTGAEIRGPIPMPTKIRRYTVLRSPHINKDSREQFEIRIHARMIDIVSATPDTVDSLMKLDLAPEVDVEVRSMGNKG
- the rpsS gene encoding 30S ribosomal protein S19; translation: MARSIKKGPFIDEHLMKKVLKAKETGDTKPIKTWSRRSTIFPEMIGLTINVHNGRQFVPVYITENHVGYKLGEFAPTRTFRGHKGSVQKKIGK
- the rplF gene encoding 50S ribosomal protein L6 — encoded protein: MSRIGKKPIDIPAGIEVKVEGTEVVVSKGKDVKRLDTHGRVDVEVTDKQVIFHRKGDDKASSAFWGTYRALTQNMITGLAQGFEKKLEINGVGYRAAVKGKTLELQLGFSHPVNYEIPEGIQIAVEKNVISVKGQDKQKVGQVAAEIRAFRPPEPYKGKGVKYVDEVILRKAGKTGK
- the rplE gene encoding 50S ribosomal protein L5 produces the protein MLRLKEKFNEIKPVLKEELGLENPMTIPALEKIVISVGCGNDAKDMKVIQNIADTISLIAGQRAVIVPARKSVAGFKVREGMPVGVKVTLRGNMMYNFLDKLISIALPRVKDFRGLSRNGFDGHGNYNFGLDEQLIFPEVEYDNIIKTHGMNITIVTTTDNDKAAFALLQKLGLPFAKGRQNG
- the rpsQ gene encoding 30S ribosomal protein S17, with the protein product MASHKRIIQGTVVKKAGDKTATILVERRIMHPRYHKTVKRFKKYLIHDENNTTNVGDVVTAIECRPISKTKSFRLKEIVSRGVGS
- the rpsC gene encoding 30S ribosomal protein S3, giving the protein MGQKVNPIGLRLGINRNWSSRWYPNWQRVPAFVAEDEKIRRFLKKELYYAGIADIIIERTAKRLRVTIVAARPGIIIGKKGADIEKLKTRLQNMVGKPVALNIREEKRPQASAQLAAENIATQLERRVAFRRAMKKVIQAAQKAGAKGIKVQVAGRLGGAEMARTEWYLEGRVPLHTLRAKIDYGFAQAYTTYGIIGVKVWIFKGEVLQKGIQPEPVEEKRGRRAPRRGRS
- the rplC gene encoding 50S ribosomal protein L3, whose amino-acid sequence is MEFIVEKIGMSRTINVPSIPVTLLKVQDIKVCEITEDGRAIVAYASGKKRNKAIEGQQKKYGLSPEYNRFATLKVANTEAGDIDLTPLAEAKKVKVTFTSKGRGFSGVMKRWNFAGGPRSHGSRFHRAPGSIGNCEWPGRVQPGQKMPGQYGNAKVTVKNEIVSFDPENRILVVKGAVPGPNGGMGRVRITK
- a CDS encoding 50S ribosomal protein L23 codes for the protein MADITDIKSILYTEKTLGLQEEGVIVVQTSPKVTKNQLKAIFKEYFGVNPLKVNSLRQSGKVKRFRGKEGKRPDFKKFYVKLPEGANIESLSA
- the rpsE gene encoding 30S ribosomal protein S5 produces the protein MENINREDFEEVIVNIGRVTKVVKGGRRFRFTALVVVGDRNGTVGYGMGKAKEVPDAIRKGIDEAFKNLVKVNIKGSTIAHDIEHKYNSSKILLKPASEGTGVIAGGAARPVIELAGIKDILTKSLGSNNPNNLVRATVEALSRIKG
- the rplX gene encoding 50S ribosomal protein L24 gives rise to the protein MAKKFKIKKGDTVEIIAGDDKGKKAEVLQVLPAKDAVIVAGCKVVKKAVKPTEQNPEGGFVNKEMPIHISNVRKVEGA
- a CDS encoding type Z 30S ribosomal protein S14, whose translation is MAKKSMIAKQQRKPKFKVRAYTRCSICGRPHSVYRDFGICRICLRKMASEGLLPGVKKASW
- the rplO gene encoding 50S ribosomal protein L15; translation: MSLHNLTNAQGSTKNRKRVGRGQGSGMGKTATRGNKGQKSRTGYKRKRGFEGGQQPIQRRLPKIGFRSRVEKPYVINVERVPAIAELEEITMETLQSVHTIKGKHKRVKLIGKAARELAAKIKDERITTSGK
- the rpmC gene encoding 50S ribosomal protein L29, encoding MKYTEISEKSREELEKMLKEKKMELFELKLKLKTMQLTNPNEIRACRKDIARIKTAISAQKNA
- a CDS encoding ATP-binding protein; this translates as MQQLEAFYESTPKAVGFIERKITIPSHTLNLYGPPRSGKSWAVLDYLATIPKRKQIYIDLADLRVEKSSLAKEVQGFIDMHGIETVVIDHYDGSFPMPRSRQTILVTQAPYTENPMMPLLELPPLDFEEYLAFEKRPTHPEHSFSLYLRTGSLPAMAAVHESILTLRLHDHIRAIFPTDGERTLFRYASRFLGKPVTPNQLYTAMKREHRVSKDWLYKTIKSWEERRILRWLGKYGQPKAARRLLLYDFAMPASMYFEKSLMGQLYTIAARRLLRDRPDIAYTDLLDFYDPATKSAILLSPFANPQSAAAKVGGMIAEIDRLGVASVTILTISNSFAFHFDTMEVTAKPFFMWILEE
- the rplP gene encoding 50S ribosomal protein L16 — its product is MLMPKRTKYRKQQKGRNRGKAYRGNQLAFGSIGIKATEAGRIDSRQIEAARVAMTRHVKRSGKVWIRVFPDKPITAKPLETRMGKGKGAVDKWVMNIKPGRIIYEMAGVEEKLAREALTLAMHKLPFKTKIVTQEASNEIY
- a CDS encoding FUN14 domain-containing protein; the encoded protein is MDANSTASTLTGKLPDLPYLHMGSGFMIGLAVGYFLKKSFKLLLLLLGIALVLMFVLEHYGIVAINETGLEHTVSAGTSAFREFGTFLKERLDEFGFAGSASAIGGFAVGLKIG
- the rplR gene encoding 50S ribosomal protein L18, translated to MNRTLLLKKNSQRAKRKARVRGKIFGTAEKPRVTIFRSNKHLYAQAIDDVAGATLAAADGRVMGLKANKEAAVKVAEALANAMKEKGLDKAVFDRNGYIYHGVVAAFADALRENGIQV
- the rplD gene encoding 50S ribosomal protein L4; this encodes MSTAVVLNENLEKAGEAEVPANFLEASPHNLYLYVKSYQAALRANTAHSKNRSAVSGGGKKPWSQKGRGGARAGSIRSPLFVGGGVAFGPKANRNYDQKVNKKQKRLALMHALAEKAANGKLYIVDTIEVASGKTKDASAMMNKLGERDALWVKSLIDDKTYLAFRNLPNCYLIEENELNGYLAAAYRAVVIERAVWENLTKEG